The DNA sequence GGTGCGCCCGACGACGGAACAGGTGTCGGAATGTGGGTTATGCCGGTTTCCGTTGCATCGAGCACGCAGCGATCCTCACCGAGTCTTGCTTTAGGGACACTTTCGGCGCCGAGACTGTCCCTGGAGCCAGGCTCGGCGCGCCGCCGCCCCCGGTCACCGGCGGGCACCCGGTCCGCTGGGCGCGGGCCCCCCCTGCCGCCGTCGCCGCCGCTTTTCCTCCAGGCCGCCCGCCGCCCGGCAGACCCGCAAGGCCGCCCAGCGGACCTGAGCCGCCTCCGGCGACCGAAGACATCGGACTCACTCATCTACTAGCGCCCGATGGCGCTCCCTCTCCGCTGGAGCAGGTCGCCTTGAGCACAAGTCGACATGTGGGCCATCGCTGCTGCGCGGCCGCTCCGGCGGCGCCGGGGATCACTCGGCCTCGGTTTCGGCCACGGTCACCCCCGCTCCGGCGGCGATGTCGCGTAGGGCTTGCACGTGGCGCTCGAATGCTTCGCGCCCCTCGGGGGTCAGGGAGAGATAGGTCCGGGGCCGTCGGCCGACGAAGGTCTTGCGGACCTTCACGTACCCGGCGTTCTCCAGGACGGCGATCTGTTTGGAGAGGGCGGAGTCGCTGACCTCGACCGTGTCGCGGACGAACTTGAAGTCGGCCTGGTCCGCAGCGGCCAGTGCCGCGGCGATCGAGAATCGCACCGGCGCGTGGATGGCGTCGTCGAGCTGGGAACGGGGATGCTTCATGCCCGCGGCTCCTCGGAGTGCGCACGGGCGTAGACCGCGGCGGTCAGCGGAGGCACGGCGCACAGCAGCGCCATGGCCGCCCACCACCACAGCACGTCCTTGAACGCTGTCATGCCCACGACCATGGTGATCGAATGCAACACCCCCCAGCAGGCGATCATCCCGACGTGCAGTCGGCCGTAGCGATAAGGCGCCATGGGCTGGCGGTAGGCGTAGACGGACAGCCCGAGGATCGCGGCGAGCACGAGCGGCATGCCGACCGCCACGGTGGCTGGCGCGGGTGCGAGCCCCAGCGCCAGGGGGAAGGAGAAGGCGACTCCCGCGAACCCCGACGCGTAGACGGCGTACCAGCGACCGCGGCTGCGCACCCGCGAGGTGATGTCCTGCGCGGCGACCAACGCTTCCAGCGCTTCCTCACGCTGCATGGGACCTCCAGCAGGTCGAGCGGATCGCTTTCCAGATTCGCATGCACTTTCCTGTTTTGCAAGTACTTTCCAAGGGGACAAACAAGGCAGTGGATACACTGCCGCGCAACCGGGCAGCGGCGTCGGACGGAACCCGGACCGCGCACGCAGTGCACGCAACCGCAGACCGATCACCGAGGAGACCCATGAGCGACGCGCCCACCGTCTTCATCACCGGCGCCACCGACGGCCTCGGCCGGGCGCTGGCCCACCGGCTAGCGCAGGACGGCTACCGCCTGATCCTGCACGGACGCGATCCCGAGCGGCTCGCGCGCATCGCTGACGAAGCCTCCTCCGCCGGGACCCCCGACGCCCCCGTCACGGCGACCGCCGACCTCGCCGACCTCGCCCAGGTGAGTCGGCTGGCCGAGCAGGTACGCGAGGGCACGGACCGCCTCGACGTCTTCGTCAGCAACGCCGGGATCGGCGCCGGCGAGCCCGACGGCCGCGACCGGCGCACCAGCGCCGACGGCTACGAACTGCGCTTCGCCGTCAACCACCTCGCCGGTTTCGCGCTGACGCTCGACCTGCTGCCGCTGCTGCGCGCCGGTGCACCGGCCCGCGTCGTCTACGTCGCCTCGCTGGGCATGCACCCGCTCGACTTCGACGACCTGATGCTGCAGCACGGCTACGACGGTTGGCGGGCCTACGGCCAGAGCAAGCTCGCGCAGATCATGGCGGGTCTCGAACTCGCCGAACGGCTCCCCGCCGCGGAGGTGACCGTGAACAGCCTGCACCCGGGCACCTTCATGCCGACCAAGATGGTGCTCGCCGAACGGGGCACGCACACCGACAGCTTGGAGACCGGCGTAGAAGCCACGCACCGGATGGTCGCCTCGCCCGAACTCACCGGCGTGACGGGCGCCTTCTTCGACCGGACCAGCCCGGCTCTCGCCGAAGCCCAGGCCTACGATCGCGCCGCGCGAGCACAGCTGTGGCGGCGCAGCCTGGAGCTCGTCGGACGACCCGACATCGATTGACGCGCAGGGCCGCGACCGCCTCCCGGCGGGAGCGGGCGAGGGCTGCGGGTGCTCCCCTGGCGGATTCATACCTACCAGTCGGTATTCTTCTCTGCGAATATGGCATCGGACACACCCGTGCCCCGCCCCAAGGAGGACCCCCTTGCTCAACCTGGCGATCGTGCTGGAGGACAGCGCAGAGAAGACCCCCGACCGCACGGCACTGGTCTACGGCGACATCCGCATGACCTACGCCATGGTCGACGGCCTCGCCAACCAGGTGGCCGGACTGCTCGCGGCGCGCGGCATCCGCCCCGGCGACAAGGTGGCCCTGGCCTGCCCCAACCTCCCCTACTTCCCCTTCGTCTACTTCGGCGCACTGAAGGCCGGGGCGGTGGTGGTGCCGCTGAACGTGCTCTCCGCGTCCCGCGAGATCGCCTACTACCTGGAGGACTCCGACGCCAAGGCGCTCTTCTGCTTCGAGGGCACCCCGGAACTGCCGCTGGGCGAACGCGGCAAAGCGGCCTTCGACGCGGCCCCCGGCACCGAGCACTTCATCGTCCTGCCCGCCCAACCGCTGGCCACCGAGTCCTCCATCGAGGGCGCCGAAACACTGTGGGGCGCGCTGGACGGCGTCTCCGACCGGTTCGAGTCGGTGCAGACCGCCGCCGACGACACGGCCGTCATCCTCTACACCAGCGGCACCACCGGCCACCCCAAGGGCGCCGAGCTGAGCCACCAGAACATGCTGATGAACGCGGTCGTCTCCGACGAGATGGTGCCCCGCTACGACGGCGAGGACTCCACCATGGCGGTGCTGCCGCTGTTCCACTCCTTCGGCCAGTCCTCGGTGATGAACGCCGGCCTGCGCCGGGGCGCGAAGCTGGTGCTGATGCCCCGGTTCGAGCCGGCCGAGGCGCTGTCCCTGATGCGCAGCGAGAGCGTCACCCTGTTCGCCGGCGTGCCGACCATGTACTGGGCACTGCTGGCGACGATCCGCGCCGGCGGCGCCCAGCCGCCCGAGACCCTGCGGTCGGCCGTCTCGGGCGGTTCGGCCCTGCCGCTGGAGGTGCTCCGAGAGTTCCACGAGACCTTCGGCGTGCAGATCCTGGAGGGCTACGGCCTTTCCGAGACCGCGCCCACGGCCAGCTTCAACCAGCTGCACCGCCCGACCAAGCCCGGCTCGATCGGTTTCCCCATCTGGGGCGTGCAGATGAAGCTGGTGGACCCCGACTGGAACACGATCGAGGGCGAAGGCCCCGGCGAGATCGCCATCCGCGGCCACAACGTCATGAAGGGCTACTACAACCGCCCCGAGGCCACCGCCGAGGTCATGCGTGACGGCTGGTTCCGGACCGGCGACATCGCCCGCCGCGACGAGGACGGCTACTACTTCATCGTCGACCGCGCCAAGGACCTGATCATCCGCGGCGGCTTCAACGTCTACCCGCGGGAGGTCGAGGAGGTGCTGATGACCCACAAGGCGGTGTCGCTGGCCGCCGTGGTCGGCGTCCCCCACCAGACCCACGGCGAAGAGGTCAAGGCGTTCGTCGTGGCCGAGGCGGGCACCGAGCCCACCGAGGAGGAGCTGGTCGAGTGGTGTCGCGAGCGCCTGGCCTCGTTCAAGTACCCGCGTTCGGTGGAGCTGCGCGAGACGCTGCCGATGAACGCCACCGGCAAGATCCTCAAGCGCGAACTGCGGTAGGCGCAGTCGCCGGGCACCCCTCCGGCGCCGGATCCGGCAGCATTCAACCGCCCCTGGGGCACGGTGCACGAGAACCGGTCCCGGACCACCGCGGTCCGGGACCGGCCACGAGACCGGAGTGCGGCACGCTCTCCCCTCATCAGCGGCCGGTGGCTCCGGTCCGTCCAACTCCCCGTCGTTGCGGCTCCGGCCGAGCGGGAGCGGGCGGCCGGAGCGACGTCGCAGCAAAGTTCATATTCGCGGCCGCGGATGTGTCAAGGCCCCGAAGCACCGCGGCGTACCGCCGTCGCGCATCTCTGCGCTGGAGCGGGAATCACCGCGATGGCGGAAACCGTGCGCACCGCGCGCCGACGAGCCGGGTGGCTTCGGGACGAACTTGACAATCCGCCCCGCGTTCGCGAATGCTCACGGATCACACGACGCCGCGAGGAACGGCCCGCTCCCCGCTTCCCCCATCGGAGGTCCCTGTGTACGACATGCTGTTCGTCCTGACGGGCGCAGCCATAAGCCTGGTGACCAGCGTTGTGGTGACCTGGGTCCAGTCCCGCCACGTCCGCAAGAGCGAGATCCGCGTCGCCACGCGAGAGTCGACGCGCCAGCTCACCGGCCTGTTCATCGCCGAGCGCGAGGGCGCGCTGGACGCCCAGGACGCCGAACCGACCGCCGCCCTCGCCGAGGCCGAGATGATGTCGGTCGCGATCTCCGACCGCCGCACGCGCGAGCGGATGCGGGCGGTCATCCGGCTGCTGCGCGAACTCCGGTTGCCCGAGCTGCAGGAGCTCAGCGGCGCGAAGCCGGCCGTCATGCGCCCCCTGCTGTGCGACCACGCCCTGGAGGTGCTGGGCGCCCACTTCCGCAACGAGCGGCTGCCCGCGCTGCCGCAGCACGTGCAGAAGATGCTCGACGTCGAGGACGAGGCGCTGAGCATCCACGCCGGGGGCGCTCCCCGCAACGCCGCGTCCGCGATCAAGACCTCGGCCGCGGCCGAGGCGTCGGCGCCGTCGGGTTCGGCCTCCCGCTCGTCGGGCTCCTCCTCGGGCTCGGGCTCGGGCTCGTCGTCGGGCTCGAAGCCGACGGCCAAGTCCGGCTCCGCCGCCTCCGGCTCGGGTGCCGGTTCCGCATCCGACTCCTCGTCGAGTGAGGCGCCGGCACCGCGCGGGCGCATCCGCCGCAAGCAGCAGGACACGGCGGAGGATTCGGCCAAGTCCGCGCGCCGCACCAAGGCGGGCAAGGGCGCCGGCGGCAAGGACGACGACGCCGACGACGAGGTGCACAGCGCCTTCTGGAACGACGACGCCTGAGGCGATTCCGGCCGAGACATGGGGCGGCCCCGGCGCAGGCAGGTGCACCGGGGCCGCCCGTTCATCTTTCGGGGACAGAGTGGGAAGGGTGGGGGGGGTCAGGCCAGCGTCAGGCCCCACCGCTGCAGGATCGGGTTGACCTCCTGGTAGTAGGTGGTGCCGCCCCAGCTGCAGTTGCCGGAGCCGCCGGAGGTGACGCCCTGGGCCTGGTTGCCGCTGACCCAGGAGCCGCCGGAGTCGCCCGGCTCGGCGCAGACGTTGGTCCGCGTGAGCCCGTACACCGTGCCCTGCGGGTAGCGGACCGTCTGGTTGCGGGCCTGGATGGTGCCGCAGTGCCAGCCGGTGGTCGACCCCGAACGGCAGATGGACGAGCCGATGGGGGCCCGCGCGGACCCGGCGACGTTGACCGTGCCTCCGGAGTAGTCGTTCACCCGCGGGGTCGGGTTCCATCCGGCGTTGGCCCGCACGTAGCCCATGTCCCGGCTGGGGAACACGGAGCCGGCGAACGATCCGCTGCCGCCGTTCGCGCCGGAGACGGAGTCTCCCGCGCCGCCGCAGTGGCCGGCGGTGACGAACCCGGTGGTGACCGCGAAGCCCACGGAGCACCGCGAACTGCCGTTGATGTAGTAGGCGTCGCCGCCGACGATGTCGGCGAAGGTCTCGGGCTGCTCGGTGCTTTCCTCGACCTTGACGGCGCCCTTGGCGACGCCCGCCTCGGCGACCAGCTTCCTGCCGGCCTTCGCGGCGCCCTGCTCGACCGTCATGACCACGGTGTCGGCCTCGACGTCGGCGTACCAGCCGGTCACACCGGAGGCGGCCTCCTCGGAACTGGCGTTGAGGTCGGCCACGACCTTGTCGAGGGCCTTCCGGCCGTAGGTGACGACCTCCGCATCGGCGCCGGCGTCTTCGACCGTGTCGGCCGCGTCGGCGTCGGTGACCGAGACCGTCAGCTCACCGGTCTCGGTGTCGAACACGGCTCCGCCGAAGTCGGAGCCGAGGTCGGCGCGCAGCTCGTCCTGGAGGGAACGGGCCCGGCTCTCCTGCTGGATCAGTTGCTTCGCCTCGGACTCGGTCAGCCCGAGGTCGCGCTGCATGGCATCGAGCTGTTCGGGCGCCGCCGTCGGTGCGGGGTCTGCCGCCGCGGCGGTGGTAGCCGCCGCCATCAGTCCCATGGACAGGACGACGCCGCCGAGTGCCATGAATCGGGGGGATTTTCGCACGTGCCTTACTCCTTGAGCGGGGGTGGAAAAGGACAGCTACGCCCGGTGTCGGGACCGGACGCGAATCCCCGGCGGGGTGGACCTTGTGGGCCCGGTGCCCGCCGCATTCACCGAACGTTCGGTGAATGGGTTGAAACGATAAGTGAAGTTCACGGCGAGCAACAGACCCGACACGGAACGGGATACCGGACCACTCGGGACCGATGCCGCGAGTCACCTCTAGACCGGCGACCTCAGCAGGCCCGCCTGACGTCGGATTTCACGAACACGAAACAACGCTCGACCGACTCGCGATTGGCGACACAAGGGATGATCTTGGCCAGATGCGGCCAATTTATCCACAACTCCTAAGACGGAAGAGGACGTACAAGCGCACCAACGAGACGGTTACGCACCGAACAGGCCGAAGAACCAGACAGAAAGAGACTTGCGCACGTGCACGCCGCAGCCCCTCCACTGCCGCGCCACCGCCGCCTGGCAAGCCGTCGACGCACGTCGCAGTGGGCCCGGCGGCCCCTTCGGCCGTGCCCGGCGCCGGGTCCGCTCCGTATATCGCGGGCGGGCAGCGTGCATCGGGTACCGCATCCGGGAAACAACTATCTGTGACGGACTACCGATTCGGAGGGGGACCGTCATGGAGATCGTCTTCAGCATCATCTCCGCGCTGATCATCGGACTCGTCATCGGTGTCCTGGCGCGGATCATCCTGCCCGGCAAGCAGAACATCTCCATCTGGATGACGATCGCCGTGGGCGCCGTCGCGGCCCTGATCGGCACGGCGATCGCGGGCTTCGCCGGATACGCCGACACCCCGGGCATCGACTGGTGGGAGCTGATCACCCAGCTGGCACTGGCCGTGGTCGGTGTCGGGCTCGTCTCGGGCATGGGCGGGCGCGAGCGCGACTGATCGCCGGCAGCCGGCGCTGCGAACCGCGGCGCACCGGGACGCTGCGAGGGCCTTCTAGGTGACTTCTAGGCGGCCTTCCGCGACCGCGGAGCCGACCAGACTGCCGTCCCGGTAGCGGACCGACCGGTTCACGGACCGACCGCAGCCCGGGCGCCCTACCGCCGCCCGGGTTTCGGTCATGCTTATTCGGGGGAATGATCAGCCGGAAATTGCCCGCCACAGATCGGGGCACAGGCGACAAACCCCCGCGAGTCGCCCGCGCGTCCGTGGAATCGATCTCGTAGGATCGCCCTGCATCGCCGGAGTCGGCCCGCCACGGGCCGTCGCGGCCGCACGCCGCACCCGCCGCTCCGCCCGCTCCCCTGTCGCGGCCCGGCGCATCCACCTCAGCGCGCCTGCTCCCGACCGCTCCCGCCCCCTGCATGAAGAGACTCCGTATGCCCGACGACGCTCGCGGCGCCGACTCCGGTTCCGCCGACCCCAACCGCCCGCAAGCCCCCGAGCAGACCCGCGAGTCCGGCGCATCGGCGGCCCGGGAGGTCGGCGGCGCCTCCACCGAGTCCGAGGCGGAGGGCGGAGCGCGCCGAGGCGAGAGCGGGACTGTCGGCGACCAGGCGGAGTCCGCCGCGAAGGAGGACCGGCCAGATCCCGCGACCGGCGAGCCCGGCGCCCAGGAGTCCGGAGGTAGCGAGGCGGCCGGCGCCGCGGGGCGCCCCGGCGTGTCCGCCGAGTCGGCCGCCTCCACGGGCAGGGCACGGAACGAGGAGCGGACGGAGACCGCGGAGAACGGGGACGCCGCCGACGACTCCCATTCCCGCAAGCCGACCGCCACCGCCCCGCGGTCCGCGAAGCGCCGCCGACTGCCGCGCCTGGCCGCATGGACGGCGGCGCTCGCCGCGGTCGTACTGGTCGCAGCTGCCGGGACCGCCTACGGCTACTACCACTCCCTGCAGAACGACATCGTCCGCCACGATCTGGACGCCGCCCTGGACGAGGAGGACCGGCCGGAGAAGATCGGCGACGACGTCAACATCCTCTTCATCGGCTCCGACGGCAGGGAAGGCGGCAACGCCGCCTACGGCGGGCGCGACTTCGTCGGCGAGCGCTCCGACGCGCTGATGCTCGCCCACATCTCCCCCGACGGCCGCGCCACAGTCGTCAACTTCCCGCGCGACTCGCTCGTCCAGCTGCCCGAATGCGCCCCCTACGGCGAGACCGAGGGGACCGCCGGATACCACGGCATGATCAACGCCGCGCTGTTCCACGGCGGCCCTCCGTGCGTGGTGAAGACCGTCGAGTCGCTCACCGACATCCGCATCGACCACTTCGCCCACCTGAGCTTCGTCGGCTTCCGGGAGATGATCGATGCGATCGGCGGCGTGCGGATGTGCATTCCGCAGCCCATGCACGACGAGCGCGCCCAGCTCGACCTGGAGGCGGGCGATCAGCGGCTCAGCGGTGAGGAGGCGCTGTCCTTCGTCCGGGCCCGCTACGAGATCGGCAACGGCGGCGACATCGGGCGCATCGACCGCCAGCAGATGTTCCTCGGAGCACTCGCCGACGAGGTGACCGACAGCGACCTGCTCACCCGCCCCGGCCAGGCCACCGGAATGCTGCGCGCCGTCACCGAGCACACCGGGACCGACGACGAGTTCACCCTGCCGACGATGGTCTCCATCGCCTCGACGCTCGCCGGAACCGACCTCTCCGACATCGCCTTCTACACGGTGCCGTGGAACCGCGCGCCCCTCGACCCCAACCGGGTGGTCTGGGACGAGGCCGCCGCGTCCCGCCTGTTCTCCGCCGTCCGGCACGACCGGCCGGTGGAGGACCGGCTGCTCGTCACCGGCGAGGAGGACACCGGCGGCTCCGGTTCCGACGATCCGGCCGCGTCGGACGACGCCGGGGGCGGATCGGACGCCGCCGCCACCCCGGAGCCGAGCGCCGACGACCCGAGCGCCGGACCCACCGCGTCCGCCGCACCCATCGAGGGCCGCGACGCGACGTCCAATCCGTGCGCCAACGGCCTCGGCCGCGGCACGGAGAGCGCCGAGGAGTCGCGGATGTGACCGATCCCCGCAGCAGCGCCGGCTCCCATCGAAGGCCCATCGCCACCCCCGGGCCACTGCTGGTAGTTGCGCGAGTACTTTGCGAGTAATTCTGCGTTTTGTGCGAACCGATCCCCCCGGTTCGCGCGTCCGACCTATCGGGTATCACCGTCCCCGCACCACACAGTGGCCGACAAGCCTCCGCCGCCGAGTCGCGGTGGCACCACCTCCCCGCCACATCCGGGACCGTGCCCGCAAACCGACGACCTGGAGGACCCCCGAAGTGACATCCCGCTTTCCACGCCGGCGCACGGCCGCGCTGTGCATCGCGAGTGCCGCGGTCATGGTCGCGGCCTCCGCATGCAGTACCGCCCCCAGCGAAGGCGACCTGGCCAACGAGGAGCCCACCGTCGCCAAAGCCCAAGTGACGATCACCCCTGAGGACGGCGGCACCGAGGTCCGACCCGATTCCCCGATCGTCGTCAGCGCGGACAACGGCACGATCACCGACGTGCAGGTCGAGCAGTCGCTGTCCGAGGGCGAAACCGGCCAGAGTGAGGCCGCCCAGGATGAGGCCGCCCAGGGCGAGACCGACGAGAGCATGACCGGCGCCTACAACGACGACAAGACCGAATGGGTCAGCGAATGGACGCTGCACCCCGGTAGCGACGTCACGGTGACGGCGGTGGCCGAGAACAAGGAAGGCACGAGCACCGAGGTCATCAGCGAGTTCTCGACGGTCCCGCCGGTCGAGGGACAGCGGCTGGAGATCAAGAGCATCAACGTCGAACCCGACAGCACCGTCGGCGTCGGCATGCCGGTGATCGTGGACTTCGACATGCCTGTGCAGAACAAGGCGCAGGTCGAGGCCGCCATGGAGGTCTCCTCCGAGAAGCCCGCGCAGGGCGCCTGGAACTGGTTCGGCGACAAGCGGGCCGTGTTCCGGCCCGAGGAGTACTGGGAGCCGCACCAGAAGGTCACCGTGAACCTGAACCTCGCCGGTGTGGCGGCCTCCGAGGGTGTGTGGGGCATCGAGAACCGCGAATTCGAGTTCGAGGTCGGGCGCTCCCAGATCACCACGATCGACGAGAACGCCCACCACATGACCGTCGAACGCGACGGCCAGACCATCAAGGAGTTCCCGGTCAGCCTGGGCAAGGCCAACGTCCGGAAGTACACCACCACCTCCGGTACGCACCTGACCATGGCGTTCCACACCGACTACCGGATGAGCAACGACACCCTGGGCGTCTCCAAGGACGACCCCGAGTACTACGAGGAGTACGTGGACTACGCGGTCCGCATCTCCAACTCGGGCGAGTTCCTGCACACCGCCGACTGGAACTACCAGCTCGGCGAGGCCAACACCAGCCACGGCTGCATCAACATGAGCGTCGCCGACTCCCGCTGGTTCTACGAGGAGAGCCTGCGCGGCGACCCCGTCGACATCACCGGCACCGACCGCGAACTGCCGGTCGACAACGGCTGGGGCTTCTGGCAGCGCTCCGCCCAGGAGTGGATCTCCCAGAGCGCGACCGGCGAGGCCGACGACACGACCGAGCCCGGCACCCCGGGCTCGCCGCACCACCAGCAGTGATCGGCACCGTCCGCCGGAGCGAGGCCGACCCGCGGACGTGATGCGCCCGGCCGGTCCGGACCGGCCGTGAGGCCGGCATGAGAACGGGGCCCGTCCCACCCGCCGAAGCGGTGGGACGGGCCCCGTTTCGTGTCGGAGCGGGGCCCGCGGCGCGGCTCGGCCACGGGTCCCCGCCGGGCGGGTGCCGCAGTCGGCCCCTTGAACGCCGCCGCACCGGCGCCCGGCTCCGAGCGGACGGCGGCCGCCTCCGGAACGTCCCCAAGGCCCCCGCCTTCATGGGGGTGTCCCGTGGGGCGACCGCCGGACCACCCGTCACCGGTCCGGGCTACCCCCTGCCGCGAATGCGACTGCCCGAATACCGGTTGGCCTCACGTTCGAAAGTCCTTCGGGTGGATCGGACCACTGCCCGATTCGATACCGCGCGCCCCTTGCCGGCGATGGTTTCCGCCGCGGTGGCGCAAGGGCCCCGAGCGCCGGGGCCGGACCGGGAATCCGCCCTGGGAACCCCCACAGTTCCCAGGGCGTCGCGTCCGGCCGACCGCCGAGCGCCCGGGGCCGGTGTGCGCCGCGCCCCGGACGGGTCGGGCAGCGCACGATCGGGACGGCTCGTGCCCGAGCCGATCAGGCGAAGGCGCGATCAGAGCGCGGGCGTGCCCACACCCTGGACGACGTCGACGACGCCGGTCGCCCCTGCGCCACCGGCCGCGGCCTCGGCGACGTCACCCGCGGCCTCGCCGGTGTCGACCTGCTCGGTCACCTCGTCCAGCGAGGGGGCCTCCTGCTTCACAGTGTCCGCGTCCGCGGCACCGCCGACTTGCTCGGCGCCGGGAACGGCGGACTCCACGGCCTCGGTGTCGGCGCCCTCCACCGAGATCGGGGCCTCGGGCAGCTGCTCCTCGACGCTCCCGGTGGAGGGCGCGGGCAGCTCGCCGGCGAGGCGGCCGGTCTCCTCGGTGGTGTTGGGCAGGACCGCGCCGGCGGACTGCTCGACCGCGGTGCCCACGGCCTCACCGGCGATCTCCGAGGGGCTGCCCTCGACGGACGCGGGGGTCGGCAGCTCGTTGCGCAGCGGCAGCGTCTCGGTGGCACCGCCGGGCATGCCGGGCAGCAGGCCGCCGCCACCGAGCAGGTCGGTCACCCCGCTGGTGGGCAGCATGCCGGCGGGACCGCCCTGGCTGGGCACGACGCCCTGCGCGGGCAGGGTGGTCCCCACGCCGTCCACGGGAGCCGCCTGCGGGACGGTGCCCTCACGCAGCGGCAGGGTCTGGCCGCCGCCCAGCAGGTTCGTCAGCTGCCCCAGCGGCAGCGCCTCCGTGCTCGGCATCCCCGCGGGCAGAGTGGTCCCCACACCGTCCACCGGAGCCGCCTGCGGGACGGTGCCCTCACGCAGCGGCAGGGTCTGGCCGCCGCCCAGCAGGTTCGTCAGCTGCCCCAGCGGCAGCGCCTCCGTGCTCGGCATCCCCGCGGGCAGAGTGGTCCCCACACCGTCCACCGGAGCCGCCTGCGGGACGGTGCCCTCACGCAGCGGCAGGGTCTGGCCGCCGCCCAGCAGGTTCGTCAGCTGCCCCAGCGGCAGCGCCTCCGTGCTCGGCATCCCCGCGGGCAGAGTGGTCCCCACACCGTCCACCGGAGCCGCCTGCGGCACCACGCCGCTGCCCAGACCCACGGTGTGCCGGGCCCGGTCGAGCGCGTCGTGGACGGTGTCGAGCTGGGCTTGGGCCTGCGGGCCCACGGGGGACATGTCGCCGGCCGGGGTGCCCAGGTTCACGGTGCTCGGCGCGGGCTGGGCGTTGCGCAGGTCGGCCTCCTTCGCCTTGGCGACCAGCGACGAGGCGCCACCGCCCAGCCCCGCGGGCAGGCTGGTCTGGACGGGGGACGACTGCGGCGCCAGGGAGTCAGTTGCGCTCAGCGCGCCGAGGTCGTCGGCTCCGGCGGATCCCGCGCCGAGAGCGGCGACGCCTGCGGCACCGGCCGCCACGAGAACGGCCTTGGCGGACTGGCGAGCGAACTGGAACATGGAACGTCCTTCCGGATCGTAGGAGTGTCGATTGCAGTTGGGGATGGACTCGGATGCGGTCCGTTTCCGCGGTGACGCCCTGGCCGGGGGCGCCGACCGCGGTCTTCTGGGATGACTTCGGGAATTCCTCCCGGCGGCTCCGCGTCCGCGCGTGGCTGGCGCGGACGGTGGATGCCGGGATCAACCTGAGGATCTGGCGGACCTCGGGCTGACGTGAGCCTCGTGCCGGAGACGCGTGGAGTCGCTTCCGATCACGGGCACGGGGCTCACGTCAGCCCCCAGTGGACGGATTCGCCGCTGGACCGCGGGCCGGGTGCCAGAAGAGGTGCACGCTGCCGCCGAGCCGGAGAAGGCGGCGGTCGGCGCGTCCCAGGCGGAGGGTCCTAGTCGGGAGAGAAGGTGGGCTGCTCGCCGAGGTCCTGCGGAACGTCGGCGAGCGCCGGGCGGGGGCACTGGAGCGAGCCCGCCGCCGGGACGGTGGAGGTCCCTGCGGGGATGTATCCGGCGCACGTGCCGCCGCCGGACTGAGATGTGTTCACCGCGGATCCCACGGCAGCCGCGTCGGGGCGGTCGGCACCGGAGGAGCGCGGTTCCGCGGCGTCGTCACCGGTGGTGTCGGCAGCGGCGCCGGGCGCGGCGGGGCCGTCGTATTCGGCGAAGGCCGCCGCTGTACCGGCGTGCACGGGCACCTGAGCGCCGGTCGTGGACGGAGTGCGGGTTTCGGCCGGAGCCGATCGGGCGCCGGAGG is a window from the Streptomonospora litoralis genome containing:
- a CDS encoding winged helix-turn-helix domain-containing protein, which codes for MKHPRSQLDDAIHAPVRFSIAAALAAADQADFKFVRDTVEVSDSALSKQIAVLENAGYVKVRKTFVGRRPRTYLSLTPEGREAFERHVQALRDIAAGAGVTVAETEAE
- a CDS encoding S1 family peptidase, which gives rise to MRKSPRFMALGGVVLSMGLMAAATTAAAADPAPTAAPEQLDAMQRDLGLTESEAKQLIQQESRARSLQDELRADLGSDFGGAVFDTETGELTVSVTDADAADTVEDAGADAEVVTYGRKALDKVVADLNASSEEAASGVTGWYADVEADTVVMTVEQGAAKAGRKLVAEAGVAKGAVKVEESTEQPETFADIVGGDAYYINGSSRCSVGFAVTTGFVTAGHCGGAGDSVSGANGGSGSFAGSVFPSRDMGYVRANAGWNPTPRVNDYSGGTVNVAGSARAPIGSSICRSGSTTGWHCGTIQARNQTVRYPQGTVYGLTRTNVCAEPGDSGGSWVSGNQAQGVTSGGSGNCSWGGTTYYQEVNPILQRWGLTLA
- a CDS encoding long-chain-fatty-acid--CoA ligase, producing MLNLAIVLEDSAEKTPDRTALVYGDIRMTYAMVDGLANQVAGLLAARGIRPGDKVALACPNLPYFPFVYFGALKAGAVVVPLNVLSASREIAYYLEDSDAKALFCFEGTPELPLGERGKAAFDAAPGTEHFIVLPAQPLATESSIEGAETLWGALDGVSDRFESVQTAADDTAVILYTSGTTGHPKGAELSHQNMLMNAVVSDEMVPRYDGEDSTMAVLPLFHSFGQSSVMNAGLRRGAKLVLMPRFEPAEALSLMRSESVTLFAGVPTMYWALLATIRAGGAQPPETLRSAVSGGSALPLEVLREFHETFGVQILEGYGLSETAPTASFNQLHRPTKPGSIGFPIWGVQMKLVDPDWNTIEGEGPGEIAIRGHNVMKGYYNRPEATAEVMRDGWFRTGDIARRDEDGYYFIVDRAKDLIIRGGFNVYPREVEEVLMTHKAVSLAAVVGVPHQTHGEEVKAFVVAEAGTEPTEEELVEWCRERLASFKYPRSVELRETLPMNATGKILKRELR
- a CDS encoding LCP family protein, with translation MPDDARGADSGSADPNRPQAPEQTRESGASAAREVGGASTESEAEGGARRGESGTVGDQAESAAKEDRPDPATGEPGAQESGGSEAAGAAGRPGVSAESAASTGRARNEERTETAENGDAADDSHSRKPTATAPRSAKRRRLPRLAAWTAALAAVVLVAAAGTAYGYYHSLQNDIVRHDLDAALDEEDRPEKIGDDVNILFIGSDGREGGNAAYGGRDFVGERSDALMLAHISPDGRATVVNFPRDSLVQLPECAPYGETEGTAGYHGMINAALFHGGPPCVVKTVESLTDIRIDHFAHLSFVGFREMIDAIGGVRMCIPQPMHDERAQLDLEAGDQRLSGEEALSFVRARYEIGNGGDIGRIDRQQMFLGALADEVTDSDLLTRPGQATGMLRAVTEHTGTDDEFTLPTMVSIASTLAGTDLSDIAFYTVPWNRAPLDPNRVVWDEAAASRLFSAVRHDRPVEDRLLVTGEEDTGGSGSDDPAASDDAGGGSDAAATPEPSADDPSAGPTASAAPIEGRDATSNPCANGLGRGTESAEESRM
- a CDS encoding SDR family NAD(P)-dependent oxidoreductase yields the protein MSDAPTVFITGATDGLGRALAHRLAQDGYRLILHGRDPERLARIADEASSAGTPDAPVTATADLADLAQVSRLAEQVREGTDRLDVFVSNAGIGAGEPDGRDRRTSADGYELRFAVNHLAGFALTLDLLPLLRAGAPARVVYVASLGMHPLDFDDLMLQHGYDGWRAYGQSKLAQIMAGLELAERLPAAEVTVNSLHPGTFMPTKMVLAERGTHTDSLETGVEATHRMVASPELTGVTGAFFDRTSPALAEAQAYDRAARAQLWRRSLELVGRPDID
- a CDS encoding GlsB/YeaQ/YmgE family stress response membrane protein, producing MEIVFSIISALIIGLVIGVLARIILPGKQNISIWMTIAVGAVAALIGTAIAGFAGYADTPGIDWWELITQLALAVVGVGLVSGMGGRERD